From the Astatotilapia calliptera chromosome 6, fAstCal1.2, whole genome shotgun sequence genome, one window contains:
- the LOC113024750 gene encoding histone H4, whose translation MSGRGKGGKGLGKGGAKRHRKVLRDNIQGITKPAIRRLARRGGVKRISGLIYEETRGVLKVFLENVIRDAVTYTEHAKRKTVTAMDVVYALKRQGRTLYGFGG comes from the coding sequence ATGAGTGGAAGAGGAAAGGGAGGTAAAGGACTCGGCAAAGGAGGCGCAAAGCGTCACCGTAAGGTGCTTCGTGATAACATCCAGGGCATCACTAAGCCAGCTATCCGCCGCCTGGCTCGCCGTGGTGGTGTGAAGCGTATTTCTGGTCTGATCTACGAGGAGACCCGTGGCGTGTTGAAGGTGTTTCTGGAGAACGTCATCCGCGACGCCGTCACCTACACCGAGCACGCCAAGAGAAAGACCGTCACCGCCATGGATGTGGTGTACGCTCTCAAGAGACAGGGCCGCACTCTGTACGGCTTTGGTGGTTAA
- the LOC113024747 gene encoding histone H2A, which translates to MSGRGKTGGKARAKAKTRSSRAGLQFPVGRVHRLLRKGNYAQRVGAGAPVYLAAVLEYLTAEILELAGNAARDNKKTRIIPRHLQLAVRNDEELNKLLGGVTIAQGGVLPNIQAVLLPKKTEKPVKAK; encoded by the coding sequence ATGAGTGGGCGTGGCAAAACCGGAGGCAAAGCCAGAGCTAAGGCTAAGACCCGTTCATCCCGTGCCGGGCTCCAGTTCCCCGTGGGTCGTGTCCACAGACTGCTGCGCAAAGGCAACTATGCGCAGCGCGTGGGTGCCGGCGCCCCCGTCTACCTGGCAGCTGTGCTCGAGTACCTGACCGCTGAGATCCTCGAGCTGGCTGGCAACGCAGCCCGCGACAACAAGAAGACTCGTATCATCCCACGTCACCTGCAGCTGGCTGTGCGCAACGACGAGGAGCTCAACAAGCTCCTTGGCGGAGTCACCATCGCCCAGGGTGGTGTGCTGCCCAACATCCAGGCCGTGCTGCTGCCCAAGAAGACCGAGAAGCCTGTCAAGGCCAAGTAA
- the LOC113024746 gene encoding histone H1-like, translating into MSEEAPAPAAAAAPAKAAKKKTTASKPKKVGLSVGELIVKAVAASKERSGVSTAALKKALAAGGYDVDKNKARVKTAIKSLVAKGTLVQTKGTGASGSFKMNKKATESKAKKPAKKAAPKAKKPAPAKAKKPAAAAKKSPKKPAAAKKPAAAKKSPKKAKKPAVAAKKPSKSPKKAAAKSPKKVTKKPPAVKKAPAKKAAKPKAKKAATAAKKK; encoded by the coding sequence ATGTCAGAGGAAGCACCCGCACCTGCTGCTGCCGCCGCCCCGGCCAAGGCGGCCAAGAAGAAGACGACGGCTTCCAAGCCGAAGAAGGTGGGCCTCAGCGTGGGCGAGTTGATCGTGAAAGCCGTGGCCGCTTCCAAGGAGCGCAGCGGCGTGTCCACAGCCGCTCTCAAGAAGGCTCTGGCTGCCGGAGGCTACGATGTGGACAAGAACAAGGCCCGCGTCAAGACCGCCATCAAGAGCCTGGTGGCCAAGGGTACTCTGGTGCAGACCAAGGGCACCGGGGCCTCCGGATCCTTCAAGATGAACAAGAAGGCTACCGAGAGCAAAGCCAAGAAGCCCGCAAAGAAAGCCGCTCCCAAAGCCAAGAAGCCCGCCCCTGCCAAAGCCAAGAAGCCGGCAGCAGCCGCTAAAAAGTCCCCCAAGAAGCCAGCGGCAGCCAAGAAGCCCGCAGCAGCTAAGAAGTCCCCCAAGAAGGCCAAGAAGCCCGCTGTGGCGGCCAAAAAGCCCAGCAAGAGCCCCAAGAAGGCGGCAGCCAAGAGCCCCAAGAAGGTCACCAAGAAGCCTCCCGCAGTCAAGAAAGCCCCCGCCAAGAAGGCCGCCAAGCCCAAAGCCAAGAAGGCGGCCACAGCAGCCAAGAAGAAGTGA
- the LOC113024748 gene encoding histone H2B 1/2 — MPEPAKSAPKKGSKKAVTKTAGKGGKKKRKTRKESYAIYVYKVLKQVHPDTGISSKAMSIMNSFVNDIFERIAAEASRLAHYNKRSTITSREIQTAVRLLLPGELAKHAVSEGTKAVTKYTSSK, encoded by the coding sequence ATGCCTGAACCCGCGAAGTCCGCGCCCAAGAAGGGCTCTAAGAAAGCCGTGACCAAGACCGCCGGCAAGGGCggcaagaagaagagaaagaccaGGAAGGAGAGCTACGCCATCTACGTGTACAAGGTGCTGAAGCAGGTCCACCCCGACACCGGGATCTCCTCCAAGGCCATGAGCATCATGAACTCGTTTGTCAACGACATCTTCGAGCGCATCGCTGCCGAGGCCTCTCGCCTGGCCCACTACAACAAACGCTCCACCATCACGTCCAGGGAGATCCAGACCGCAGTGCGCCTGCTGCTCCCCGGTGAGCTGGCCAAGCACGCCGTGTCTGAGGGCACCAAGGCCGTCACCAAGTACACCAGCTCCAAGTAA